A genomic segment from Nicotiana tabacum cultivar K326 chromosome 7, ASM71507v2, whole genome shotgun sequence encodes:
- the LOC107801682 gene encoding uncharacterized protein LOC107801682 has product MSKISIMLQLNGNWDNYGRFRDFQVDVIVLDEDASYSLSGTIKLLDMSASPVIEEYQSEIITEGTQSVIEEGQVYQDKQTIATAMKYYFVMHKYQFMVKKSSHTSYWLICVGENCNWHFKATSINDSAMFKIRSFNRQHTCTLMDDTFIQRKRIAVVVGSMVIPKYCDPKTVYTPKDIQTDMLSQHGENLSYMQAWRAKEKALQFLRGHRADSYSKLPKYFYILEKTYPGSVVKLKKTADEYFLYAFVALCTSISGWEYCRPVVVVDGTFLKSAYWEIMLTTSTMDATGTILPLAYAVVRASTNHIHTVIDGVKRYIVCLESKKCSCGQFQLDELPCVHALAALRHRNETYKNYFSQYYTKESLLRTYEIPANPLPDESKWNVPQHISDEVVNPSTGEKGQPGRPQKERYKTYDELKSKKYKVRASTNHIHTVIDGVKRYIVCLESKKCSCGQFQLDELPCVHALAALRHRNETYKNYFSQYYTKESLLRTYEIPANPLPDESKWNVPQHISDEVVNPPTGEKGQPGRPQKERYKTYDELKSKKYKVSCDNCGDLRFP; this is encoded by the exons ATGTCCAAAATCTCAATCATGCTACAAttaaatgggaattgggataacTATGGCAGATTTAGAGATTTTCAAGTTGATGTCATTGTGCTCGATGAGGATGCAAGTTACA GTTTGTCTGGGACaataaagttacttgatatgtcAGCCTCTCCCGTCATAGAGGAAtatcaaagtgaaataataactgaaGGTACACAAAGTGTTATCGAAGAAGGACAAGTGTATCAAGACAAGCAAACAATTGCAACTGCAATGAAGTACTATTTTGTCATGCACAAGTACCAATTCATGGTTAAAAAATCTAGCCACACAAG TTATTGGCTTATATGCGTTGGAGAAAACTGTAATTGGCACTTCAAGGCAACATCAATtaatgattctgcaatgttcaagATCAGGAGTTTCAACCGACAACACACATGCACCTTAATGGACGATACATTCATACAACGCAAACGTATTGCAGTTGTAGTTGGTAGCATGGTCATTCCAAAATATTGTGATCCTAAGACAGTTTATACGCCAAAGGACATACAAACTGACATGTTGTCCCAACACGGAGAGAACCTAAGCTACATGCAAGcatggagagcaaaggaaaaggctTTACAGTTTTTGAGAGGTCATCGGGCTGACTCCTACAgcaaattaccaaaatatttttatattcttgagaAGACGTATCCTGGTTCAGTTGTTAAATTGAAGAAGACAGCAGATGAATACTTCTTATATGCATTTGTTGCTCTTTGTACATCAATAAGTGGTTGGGAATATTGTAGACCAGTAGTAGTGGTTGATGGGACATTCTTAAAGTCAGCCTATTGGGAGATTATGCTGACAACAAGCACAATGGATGCAACAG GTACAATATTGCCTTTGGCATATGCTGTG gtgagggcttcaacaAATCATATCCATACTGTGATAGATGGTGTGAAGCGGTACATTGTGTGTCTTGAAAGCAAGAAATGTAGTTGTGGCCAGTTCCAACTTGATGAACTTCCATGTGTGCATGCTTTGGCAGCTTTAAGGCACAGGAATGAAACTTATAAAAACTATTTCTCCCAGTATTACACAAAGGAGAGTCTACTGCGTACGTATGAAATACCAGCAAATCCCCTTCCTGATGAAAGCAAATGGAATGTGCCACAACATATATCTGATGAAGTAGTAAATCCATCTACGGGAGAGAAAGGGCAGCCAGGAAGACCTCAAAAGGAAAGATACAAAACATATGATGAACTAAAGTCAAAGAAGTACAAG gtgagggcttcaacaAATCATATCCATACTGTGATAGATGGTGTGAAGCGGTACATTGTGTGTCTTGAAAGCAAGAAATGTAGTTGTGGCCAGTTCCAACTTGATGAACTTCCATGTGTGCATGCTTTGGCAGCTTTAAGGCACAGGAATGAAACTTATAAAAACTATTTCTCCCAGTATTACACAAAGGAGAGTCTACTGCGTACGTATGAAATACCAGCAAATCCCCTTCCTGATGAAAGCAAATGGAATGTGCCACAACATATATCTGATGAAGTAGTAAATCCACCTACGGGAGAGAAAGGGCAGCCAGGAAGACCTCAAAAGGAAAGATACAAAACATATGATGAACTAAAGTCAAAGAAGTACAAGGTGTCATGTGACAACTGTGGAG ATCTACGCTTTCCCTaa